GCCGCGGGCGGCGTCCACGTCGTCCGCCGTGCCGTGTCCGAGGACGGCGGCCACCTGGGTACGGACCAGGTCCCGCAGCGCCTGGTCGCGTTCGGCGGCCGACAGGCCCGCCAGCCGCTCCTGGAGGGTGCCCGCCGGTTCGGTGGCGGAACGGGATCCCGAGGCGGCCCGGGTCGCGGGCGCGGCGGCCCGGCGCGCGGGGGTGCGGACGAGTCCGCGCAGCAGCGGCGGCAGGGTGCCGTCGGCGGCCTGGGCGCGCAGCACGGCCGGTTCGATCCGCATGGGGACG
The genomic region above belongs to Streptomyces sp. NBC_01551 and contains:
- a CDS encoding acyl carrier protein codes for the protein VPMRIEPAVLRAQAADGTLPPLLRGLVRTPARRAAAPATRAASGSRSATEPAGTLQERLAGLSAAERDQALRDLVRTQVAAVLGHGTADDVDAARGFLDLGFDSLTAVDLRNRLTAASGLRLPVTLIFDYPSPAALATYIGEKLGQGDAARKPVHAELDKLESILSAVAPDDAERAGITARLRDLLA